A window of the Lactuca sativa cultivar Salinas chromosome 5, Lsat_Salinas_v11, whole genome shotgun sequence genome harbors these coding sequences:
- the LOC111892522 gene encoding mitochondrial-processing peptidase subunit alpha, protein MYRSAASRIRTLKSRAGNRTGNRTLARFSSSSAVAAKSSSGGLFSLFTGGSGSSSPPLDFPLKGIELPPSLPDHVEQGNTKITTLSNGIKIASETSPNPAASIGLYVNSGSIYETPASYGATHVLERMAFKSTLNRSHLRVVREVEAIGGNVTASASREQMGYSYDALRSYVPQMVELLVDSVRNQAFLDWEVKEQIEKVKAEIGEYGNNPEALLLEAIHSAGYAGGLGNPLLASEGLINRINSTVLEDFVAANYTAPRMVLAASGVEHEELLKYAEPLLSDLPGGTQVEEPKSVYVGGDHRVMADTGRTSFALAFELPGGWLKEKEAMTLSVLQMLMGGGGSFSAGGPGKGMYSRLYLRVLNEYPEIQSFSAFNSIYNHTALFGIQATTSSDFVSKAVDIAVKELIAVATNGEVNQVQLERAKQSTKSAILMNLESRMVASEDIGRQVLTYGERKPVEHFLKAVDQVSANDITSIAKKLLSSPLTMASHGNVINVPTYDSISSKFH, encoded by the exons ATGTATCGTTCCGCAGCTTCGAGAATTAGAACCCTAAAG AGCCGTGCAGGCAATAGGACAGGCAATAGGACGCTTGCCAGGTTTTCAAGCTCAAGTGCTGTTGCAGCCAAGTCATCATCAGGGGGTCTTTTTAGCTTATTTACAGGAGGAAGTGGTTCATCATCTCCTCCTTTAGACTTTCCCCTTAAGGGCATTGAACTCCCACCTTCTTTACCTGATCATGTTGAACAGGGAAACACAAAGATAACTACTCTCTCAAATGGAATCAAAATCGCCTCAGAAACTTCACCA AACCCTGCTGCATCTATTGGCTTGTATGTTAACAGTGGCTCAATCTATGAAACACCAGCTTCATATGGAGCCACACATGTTCTTGAACGCATGGCTTTCAAAAGCACACTTAATAGGAGCCACTTGCGTGTTGTGCGTGAAGTGGAAGCAATTGGTGGAAATGTGACAGCTTCTGCTTCAAGGGAACAAATGGGTTACTCATATGATGCTTTGAGGAGTTATGTTCCTCAAATGGTGGAGCTACTTGTTGACTCTGTAAGAAATCAAGCTTTCTTGGATTGGGAGGTCAAAGAACAG ATTGAGAAGGTGAAGGCTGAGATTGGTGAATATGGCAACAATCCTGAGGCGTTGTTGTTGGAAGCTATTCATTCAGCTGGATATGCTGGTGGACTTGGGAATCCTCTTCTTGCTTCAGAAGGCTTAATCAACAGAATAAACAGTACAGTTTTGGAGGATTTTGTAGCT GCAAACTATACAGCTCCTCGAATGGTACTTGCTGCATCAGGAGTTGAACACGAGGAACTGTTGAAATATGCAGAGCCTCTTCTCTCTGATTTGCCAGGTGGCACTCAGGTTGAGGAGCCGAAATCAGTGTATGTTGGTGGTGATCACCGTGTTATGGCTGACACAGGG AGAACTAGTTTTGCTCTTGCATTTGAACTTCCTGGTGGCTGGCTTAAGGAGAAGGAAGCCATGACCTTGTCAGTTCTTCAg ATGCTAATGGGAGGAGGTGGATCTTTTTCAGCTGGTGGTCCTGGAAAAGGGATGTACTCGCGTCTTT ATCTTAGAGTATTGAATGAATACCCCGAGATTCAATCGTTTTCAGCATTCAACTCTATCTATAACCACACTGCCTTATTTGGAATCCAAGCTACCACA AGTTCTGATTTTGTATCGAAAGCCGTTGATATAGCAGTGAAAGAACTCATTGCAGTTGCCACCAACGGAGAAG TCAACCAAGTACAGCTGGAGCGTGCAAAGCAGTCAACCAAGTCTGCTATTCTGATGAACCTTGAATCAAGA ATGGTTGCTTCAGAAGATATTGGCAGACAAGTATTGACCTATGGAGAAAG GAAACCTGTGGAGCATTTTCTGAAAGCTGTGGATCAAGTATCAGCCAATGACATCACTTCCATTGCAAAAAAGCTTCTTTCTTCCCCTCTCACCATGGCTTCTCATGGGAATG TTATAAATGTACCCACCTATGACTCGATCAGTAGCAAATTCCATTAA